The sequence below is a genomic window from Sphingobacterium sp. ML3W.
CAGGGAATTCACCTACAGAAGTTTCGCCACTTAACATTACAGCATCAGCTCCATCAATAACAGAGTTTGCAACATCGTTTACCTCTGCACGTGTAGCGCGAGGAGTTGTAATCATGCTTTCCAACATTTGGGTTGCGATGATAACAGGTTTTGATAAATCACGACATTTCTGAACGATTATCTTTTGTAATCCCGGTACTTCTTCCATTGGCATTTCAACACCAAGGTCACCACGTGCGACCATGATTGCATCCGTTGCTTCGATAATGGCATCAATATTTTCTATAGCCTCAGGTTTTTCGATTTTCGCGATTACCTGTGCATGACTTCCTTTTTCAGCAATGATTTTTTTACATTGATAGATGTCTTCGGCTGAGCGGACAAATGACATAGCAATCCAATCTGCCCCATGGTCAAGGGCAAAATTTAAGTTATCTAAATCTTCTTCTGTTAAGGAAGGAATCGAAACTTTAGTGTTGGGTAAGTTGACACCCTTGCGAGAAGTTAATACACCACCGTGTACAACTTCACATTTTACCGTATCTTTATGGTTCGTGCTTAAAACACGCAATTGCAATTTACCGTCATCTAATAAGATGATTTCATTTTCTGAAACATCGTTAGGGAAGTTTTCGTAAGTAATGTAGATTTTTTCTTCATCACCTATTAACTCGTGAGTGGTGATCTCAACTTTGGAACCATTTACTAAAATAGCACCACCTTCTTTCATTTTTCCAATGCGAATTTTAGGACCTTGAAGATCGGCTAAGATAGCAACATTGTAATTAGTTTCTTCATTGATCGCATTGATGGTTTGGATAACTTTCAAGTGATCTTCTTGACTACCGTGAGAAAAGTTTAAACGACAAACGTCTACACCTTTGGCAATCATATTTGTTAACACTTGTTTATCTGCAGATGCTGGACCTAACGTTGCAACAATTTTAGTCCTTTTTTGAACTTTTTCCATTCTAATTTTTTTATACTATGTACTTTATATTGTATAACTCAATAATATATGGAGTTATATAACTCGTTTTCATTGACGAGGAAAAATTTAGATTTAAAGCGTGTATCTTGTACACTATTAAATAGTTTGCTAAAATATCAGATTTTCTTTAGATTTCAATATTTTTGGCGATATTTCTTTTACAAACACCACTTCAGGTATTTTGTTTATATTTTTTATAATTCGATCTAGGTCATCTTCATCGATATAATTTTTTATGATTATAAAATAATCAAAATTGGGATGTTCAGGTATTAGAAGACTTCCCTCAATACTTTTGTTGTTGATTAAATAGAATTCCGTTTGAAATTTGGTGTTGATATACCAAAAGGTCGTGAAGTGCTGCGTTGTCTTCTTGCTGGAGTCAAAAATAGTATGATATTCTAATTCTTCCTCCGGTTTTTGCTTTATTTTTTGATTATGATCATATTTATCCTCCTTCCCCCTGACGAAATTCAGTAGGGTCATTTTATTAATAAAGTGACAGAGGCGATAATCTTTCAAAGGACATGAAATAGCAATGAGCACGAAGTCTAATTCTGCATCAAATTCTAGGTCCCATTTTAGTATCGTTTTGTTATTCAAAGTGAAAATCTATGCTTGAGTTCTTG
It includes:
- a CDS encoding IPExxxVDY family protein, whose translation is MNNKTILKWDLEFDAELDFVLIAISCPLKDYRLCHFINKMTLLNFVRGKEDKYDHNQKIKQKPEEELEYHTIFDSSKKTTQHFTTFWYINTKFQTEFYLINNKSIEGSLLIPEHPNFDYFIIIKNYIDEDDLDRIIKNINKIPEVVFVKEISPKILKSKENLIF
- the pyk gene encoding pyruvate kinase; the protein is MEKVQKRTKIVATLGPASADKQVLTNMIAKGVDVCRLNFSHGSQEDHLKVIQTINAINEETNYNVAILADLQGPKIRIGKMKEGGAILVNGSKVEITTHELIGDEEKIYITYENFPNDVSENEIILLDDGKLQLRVLSTNHKDTVKCEVVHGGVLTSRKGVNLPNTKVSIPSLTEEDLDNLNFALDHGADWIAMSFVRSAEDIYQCKKIIAEKGSHAQVIAKIEKPEAIENIDAIIEATDAIMVARGDLGVEMPMEEVPGLQKIIVQKCRDLSKPVIIATQMLESMITTPRATRAEVNDVANSVIDGADAVMLSGETSVGEFPEIVIETMSKIIIHVEQTSYPYYNEKVSEISDGTKIPDAICASSVYLAKKTDAAAIAVLTSSGATAFEIASYRPNADIMVFTGTKTLLRQLSLLWGVKTFIYDKFDSTDGSIHDVNKFIVKNNYIAPGSIIINTASTPLIEKGKTNTIRVSQL